Proteins co-encoded in one Populus trichocarpa isolate Nisqually-1 chromosome 10, P.trichocarpa_v4.1, whole genome shotgun sequence genomic window:
- the LOC18102670 gene encoding polygalacturonase: protein MAKLLCIPSLLLFIFLVSLNINISSAKTIYNVLTYGARPNGKTDSTQAFLHAWTAACGSTNSTIIYIPKGRYLLGSVAFTGGNCKSPDITIRIDGTLIAPEDYRILGLASNWLSFEGVSGVSIVGGALDAKGSPLWDCKSKGSNCPAGATTLSFVNSNNIKINGLLSLNSQMFHIVINGCHNVQVQGVRVIAAGDSPNTDGIHVQLSTDVVIMNSSIKTGDDCISIGPGTKNLWIERVRCGPGHGISIGSLAKTMDEAGVQNVTVKSTIFTGTTNGFRIKSWARHSTGFAQAIRFIGATMINVQNPIIIDQNYCPHNLNCPNEVSGIQISDVIYQGIRGTSATPVAIKFDCSFKYPCKGITLQNVNLTYLNKEAQSTCTNAIGKISGQVQPDNCL, encoded by the exons ATGGCAAAGTTGTTGTGCATTCCATCTCTACTGCTCTTCATTTTCTTGGTCAGCTTAAACATTAACATATCCTCTGccaaaacaatttataatgtACTTACTTATGGTGCCAGACCAAATGGGAAAACAGACTCCACCCAAGCCTTCCTTCATGCATGGACAGCGGCATGTGGCTCTACCAATTCAACTATTATTTACATACCAAAAGGAAGGTATCTGCTTGGTTCTGTGGCCTTTACAGGTGGTAATTGCAAAAGCCCTGACATCACTATAAGGATTGATGGGACCCTGATTGCTCCCGAGGATTATCGCATTCTTGGTCTAGCCAGTAACTGGCTTAGCTTTGAAGGTGTCAGTGGTGTCTCCATTGTTGGGGGGGCTCTTGATGCAAAAGGATCACCCTTGTGGGATTGCAAATCCAAAGGAAGCAATTGCCCTGCTGGAGCTACG ACTTTGAGCTTTGTGAACTCCAACAACATAAAGATCAATGGATTACTGTCACTAAACAGCCAAATGTTCCACATTGTGATAAATGGCTGCCACAATGTGCAAGTCCAAGGAGTCAGAGTGATAGCTGCTGGTGACAGCCCAAACACAGACGGCATTCATGTCCAATTATCAACTGATGTTGTGATCATGAATTCTTCGATTAAAACCGGGGATGATTGTATCTCAATTGGACCCGGAACTAAGAACCTGTGGATCGAAAGGGTCAGATGCGGCCCCGGTCATGGCATCAG TATCGGAAGCTTAGCCAAGACCATGGATGAGGCCGGGGTTCAGAATGTGACAGTTAAGAGTACAATTTTTACTGGCACTACAAATGGGTTTAGAATAAAATCATGGGCCAGACACAGCACTGGATTTGCTCAAGCAATTCGATTCATCGGAGCCACTATGATTAATGTCCAAAATCCCATCATCATCGATCAAAATTACTGTCCGCACAATTTAAATTGCCCCAATGAG GTATCGGGCATACAAATAAGTGATGTCATATATCAAGGCATTCGAGGAACATCTGCCACGCCAGTTGCTATAAAATTTGATTGTAGCTTCAAATATCCATGCAAAGGTATAACACTGCAGAATGTAAACTTGACCTACTTGAACAAAGAAGCTCAGTCAACTTGCACCAACGCAATTGGGAAAATATCTGGTCAAGTTCAACCGGATaattgtttgtaa
- the LOC7464588 gene encoding polygalacturonase has protein sequence MEMLMLCLHSILFFIFLVSLNNINISSAETIYNVQTYGAKPNGKTDSTQAFLDAWAAACGSTDPTIIYIPEGRYLLGSVAFTGGNCKSPDIIVRIDGTLIAPEDYRILGLASNWLSFEGVSGVSIVGGALDAKGSPLWDCKSKGSNCPAGATTLSFVNSNNIKINGLLSLNSQMFHIVINGCQNVQVQGVRVIAAGDSPNTDGIHVQLSTDVVIMNSSIKTGDDCISIGPGTKNLWIERVRCGPGHGISIGSLAKSMDEAGVQNVTVKSTIFTGTTNGFRIKSWARHSTGFAQAIRFIGATMINVQNPIIIDQNYCPHNLNCPTEVSGIQISDVIYQGIRGTSATPVAIKFDCSFKYPCKGITLQNVNLTYLNKEARSTCTNAIGKTYGQVQPDNCL, from the exons ATGGAAATGTTGATGTTGTGTCTACATTCTATcctgtttttcattttcttggtcAGCTTAaacaatattaacatatcatcTGCCGAAACAATTTATAATGTGCAAACTTATGGTGCCAAACCGAATGGGAAAACAGACTCCACCCAAGCCTTCCTGGATGCATGGGCCGCAGCATGTGGCTCTACTGATCCGACTATCATTTATATACCAGAAGGAAGATATCTGCTTGGTTCTGTGGCCTTTACAGGTGGTAATTGCAAAAGTCCTGATATCATTGTAAGGATTGATGGGACCCTGATTGCTCCCGAGGATTATCGCATTCTTGGTCTAGCCAGTAATTGGCTTAGCTTTGAAGGTGTCAGTGGTGTCTCCATTGTTGGGGGGGCTCTTGATGCTAAAGGATCACCCTTGTGGGATTGCAAATCCAAAGGAAGCAATTGCCCTGCTGGAGCTACG ACTTTGAGCTTTGTGAACTCCAACAACATAAAGATCAATGGATTACTGTCACTAAACAGCCAAATGTTCCACATTGTGATAAATGGCTGCCAGAATGTGCAAGTCCAAGGCGTCAGAGTGATAGCTGCTGGTGACAGCCCAAACACAGACGGCATTCATGTCCAATTATCAACTGATGTTGTGATCATGAATTCTTCGATTAAAACCGGGGATGATTGTATCTCAATTGGACCCGGAACTAAGAACCTGTGGATCGAAAGGGTCAGATGCGGCCCCGGTCATGGCATCAG TATCGGAAGCTTAGCCAAGAGCATGGATGAGGCCGGGGTTCAGAATGTGACAGTTAAGAGTACAATTTTTACTGGCACTACAAATGGGTTTAGAATAAAATCATGGGCCAGGCACAGCACTGGATTTGCTCAAGCAATTCGATTCATTGGAGCCACCATGATTAATGTCCAAAATCCCATCATCATCGATCAAAATTACTGTCCGCACAATTTAAATTGCCCCACTGAG GTATCGGGCATACAAATAAGTGATGTCATATATCAAGGCATTCGAGGAACATCTGCCACGCCAGTTGCTATAAAATTTGATTGTAGCTTCAAATATCCATGCAAAGGTATAACACTGCAGAATGTAAACTTGACCTACTTGAACAAAGAAGCTCGGTCAACTTGCACCAACGCAATTGGAAAAACATATGGTCAAGTTCAGCCAGATaattgtttgtaa